A window of the Pseudomonadota bacterium genome harbors these coding sequences:
- a CDS encoding S8 family serine peptidase: MTVTLRLPRLAALRCALALSSVLLIPSQTSGADGSDGGASIGAASTDYTVPVTTPTSGRVRVVGKDVRRILGKGRVLVIVSLKRPARLRHATTDVDVLRREVAQIQRRVLSSLKPSDLEMIHRYEFVAGFSGWLTRPGLRKLRRNPDVVAIQLDRRGGSTTAESVPLIRANEWAQVGISGDGVAVAVLDSGVVDHPDLADDLLLESCILKANLEAGGTSCPDGSGEQLSESGAALDSDGHGTHVTGIITSNGVIAPPGVAPGAEFLAIKVMDNEGYGRISDTIAGLDHVITLLSDFDIRVVNMSTGWEVPVGECNQGYGEQTRDLVSMLEQQGVLVVAASGNDSNRQQITYPACVDGVFSVGATDDDDNVMWFTNSSPELDVMAPGDNILSTGITATGILTLTGTSQAAPHVSACAALRLEDDPTLTPDKLKQILKVTNVFVTDENNGLSFPRLRCGRPVLM; encoded by the coding sequence ATGACCGTGACCTTGCGCCTACCCCGCTTGGCCGCACTGCGCTGTGCTCTTGCCCTCTCCTCGGTGCTTCTCATTCCCAGTCAGACGTCAGGGGCCGATGGGTCGGACGGCGGCGCCTCGATTGGCGCGGCGTCGACCGACTACACGGTCCCCGTCACGACCCCGACCTCGGGGCGCGTTCGAGTCGTCGGGAAAGACGTGCGACGCATTCTTGGGAAAGGCCGGGTGCTCGTGATCGTTAGCCTGAAGCGACCCGCGCGGCTCAGACACGCCACGACCGATGTCGATGTGCTCCGACGCGAGGTCGCGCAGATCCAGCGTCGTGTGCTCTCCTCTCTCAAACCCTCAGATCTCGAAATGATCCACCGCTACGAGTTTGTTGCGGGCTTCTCCGGCTGGTTGACGCGTCCCGGTCTGCGCAAGCTTCGGCGCAATCCTGATGTCGTCGCGATTCAACTGGACCGGAGGGGAGGAAGCACCACCGCGGAGTCGGTTCCCCTGATCCGGGCCAACGAGTGGGCGCAGGTGGGCATTAGCGGAGACGGCGTCGCGGTGGCGGTGCTTGACAGCGGTGTGGTCGATCACCCGGACTTGGCCGACGACCTGCTGCTCGAAAGCTGCATCCTCAAAGCCAACTTGGAGGCCGGTGGGACTTCGTGCCCCGACGGAAGCGGCGAACAACTAAGCGAGTCGGGCGCTGCGCTGGATAGTGACGGTCATGGGACCCACGTCACCGGGATCATTACATCGAACGGCGTGATCGCGCCGCCAGGTGTCGCCCCAGGCGCCGAATTCCTGGCGATCAAGGTGATGGACAACGAAGGCTACGGCCGCATCTCGGACACGATTGCCGGCCTCGATCATGTAATAACGCTGCTCAGCGACTTCGACATCCGCGTGGTCAACATGAGCACGGGCTGGGAGGTGCCGGTTGGTGAATGCAACCAGGGTTATGGCGAGCAGACCCGAGACCTGGTCTCGATGCTCGAGCAACAGGGCGTGCTCGTGGTGGCCGCGTCGGGGAACGACAGCAACCGGCAACAGATCACCTACCCCGCCTGCGTAGACGGTGTCTTCTCGGTGGGTGCGACCGACGACGACGACAACGTGATGTGGTTCACGAACAGCAGCCCCGAATTGGATGTGATGGCACCAGGAGACAACATCTTGTCCACCGGGATCACCGCGACCGGAATCCTTACGTTAACAGGGACTAGCCAGGCGGCTCCCCACGTAAGCGCTTGTGCGGCGCTGCGACTGGAAGACGACCCAACCCTGACGCCCGACAAGCTGAAGCAGATCCTTAAGGTAACCAACGTCTTCGTCACCGACGAAAACAACGGATTGTCGTTTCCACGATTGCGTTGTGGCCGCCCAGTGCTGATGTAG
- a CDS encoding (4Fe-4S)-binding protein has translation MQEYKSEKLVVRYDPKICIHAGNCVRELSAVFDIAREPWITIHGAPTEEIVNQVKRCPSGALSYEILDKGK, from the coding sequence ATGCAAGAATATAAATCGGAAAAACTCGTCGTGCGTTACGATCCCAAGATATGTATTCACGCCGGAAACTGTGTCCGTGAGCTTTCGGCGGTATTCGACATCGCCAGGGAGCCATGGATCACTATACACGGCGCGCCCACTGAAGAGATCGTGAACCAGGTTAAGCGCTGTCCCTCGGGGGCGTTAAGCTACGAGATCCTGGATAAGGGCAAGTAA